DNA sequence from the Armatimonadota bacterium genome:
TCGTTCAACCTATGAGTATGCAAATGTTCCTTTTACAGCAGCTGGCCTTGCAATCGGGGCCGCGGCAGGCACTACCTGGAGCAAATTTGTGGAGGAGCGCATTTTCAAACCTCTTGGAATGAATGCGGTATGCCGTGTATCAGAAACCGAGGCATCGTTGGATCATTCCCATGGGCATGTCCCTTATAGGGGCAAGATTGTTGTTTACCCGACTCCTGAACATGATAATTCGACTGCGGCGGGCGCAATCAACGCAAGCGCCAACGACATGAGCAAGTGGATTCGCTTCCATCTAAATGACGGGATGTTTGAGGGCGAACAAATTGTATCTAAGAGAAACCTAGACGAGACGAAAAAGCCGCATATGGTCATACCAGTAGAGAATCCAGATAAATATGGCTTTGATCTGGGCACTAACTTGAGCACATATTGCTTGGGATGGAGCAAAGAGGAGTACCGAGGTGAAATTATTGTCACCCATGGCGGCTGGCTCAGGGGTTTCACTGGCAACGTTACGCTTATACCAAAACACAAAGCGGGGATTGCGGTGTTGACCAACCTTGCAGTTGCGGGCGAAGCCATATCAATTAGGAACTTGCTTCTAGATATTCTTTTGGGTCTACCGAAAAGAAATTGGCCTTTGATTTACAAGAAAATCAATATGCTAACGAAGAAAGAGGCAAAGGAACAAAAAGCCAAAGAGGTTCGACACAAGAGGACGAAGCCATCCCGTGAGCTTGAGGCTTATGTGGGTGACTATGAGGATTCGGCCTATGGGACTCTAACCGTTTATCTTGAGGATGGAGCTTTACACGCCAAATATGGTGCGGCTGATTACAAGCTTAAGCATTTCCACTTCGATACGTTCACAGGCAGACATGAAAGGCCTGAAATATGGGAGGACATAAAGGTAATGTTCGCCCTCGGCCCAGATGGTGAGGTTGCTTCCATAAGGACGCTTGCAGATTGGTTTTCGGTTGAGTTCAAGAAGGTGAAAAGAGAAGCATCGTGAACAACCGGCGCTGTTTCTTGCCGAATCATGAGGGATAATTCATGAGACTAGTCAGCAAGGAAATCTTCGCCAAATCACCCGAGGCTGGTGTTGCCGGGCTTGGATACTGCTGGTATGTGCGGCCCGATGGCGTGGAAATGGAAGCAGTATATGCGACGCAGACAAAAAGCGATATGCAGGACAGAAAATGGCGTCGGTGGTCTAGCGACAACGGGAGGACTTGGGGTGAGGCTGAGGAGATTGAGTTCATCCGAAAATCGCCTGAGGGGGTCCATCGTATTTATTCCCATCCGCCGAGAATAGACCCTTACAGGCGTTGTTTGATTCGCTTCAGTAACCGAGTATGCCTTCCCAACGATAGAATTAGCGAGGCTCCATCGCGCTGGACGATGTGGTATGAAGTGCAGCGTGATGGAGGGAGGAATTACACTGTTGCAGAGCAGATTGTTGGTGAGGGCTTAACGCCCGACCATCCCTTTGAGCCGATTTTTTCTGGCAAGAATGGCTATATGCTGGGCGATCAGACTTGCGCGCCGATTTTTCTGCCAAACGGAACAATCTCAGTT
Encoded proteins:
- a CDS encoding serine hydrolase, with the protein product MNTSAIDKAIISAMRAWKTPGVAVAIVEGNEEYIQGYGVKEVGTTASITPNTLFAIASMTKAFTATAMAILVDEGKMAWDDHPRKYLPYFRLSDPVADANVTMRDLLSHRTGMPRHDALWCVGERSAEEIVKRYGLALPSTSFRSTYEYANVPFTAAGLAIGAAAGTTWSKFVEERIFKPLGMNAVCRVSETEASLDHSHGHVPYRGKIVVYPTPEHDNSTAAGAINASANDMSKWIRFHLNDGMFEGEQIVSKRNLDETKKPHMVIPVENPDKYGFDLGTNLSTYCLGWSKEEYRGEIIVTHGGWLRGFTGNVTLIPKHKAGIAVLTNLAVAGEAISIRNLLLDILLGLPKRNWPLIYKKINMLTKKEAKEQKAKEVRHKRTKPSRELEAYVGDYEDSAYGTLTVYLEDGALHAKYGAADYKLKHFHFDTFTGRHERPEIWEDIKVMFALGPDGEVASIRTLADWFSVEFKKVKREAS